The Cryptomeria japonica chromosome 9, Sugi_1.0, whole genome shotgun sequence DNA segment GTAACCCTTCATTATTTGAGAAACTTTGGGATGCAATAAAAGACAGGAAAATACCGGCCTCTAGTGAAGATGACAATATTTTTTGGTGTGCCTCGAAATCTGGGGAGTATAGTTCCAAACTTGGGTAGGAAGTTCAAAGAGAAAGGGGTACCTGAGGCCGCATAGATTATGTTGGAATAATAAATTACTACCAAAAGCTGGGGAATTCTTGTGGATTGCTTTACATGGTGGAATCCTCACTGGTGATAGACTTAAAATTATTGGCATCTTGGGTCCCAATCGCTGTGTTATATGCTGTGCTGACGAAGAAACAACCAACCACCTACTCTTTAGTTGTCCAGTGGCAGGATTATGTTGGAACTGGTTCCTAGACCAGATCAATTAGACTACAGTTAAAAACAAAAGTCTTTTGGACTTCCTACTTTCTTGGGCAATCAGACGGAAGTCAAAATGGAGTGATCTATGGATGATTGGTCCATCTATGATTGTATGGCACAtctagaaggagagaaatagaagaaGTTTTAAAGAAACATCACTGTCAAATATAATGCTGGTTGACAAAATAAAAGTTGCAATCGAGGAAGTGATAAATGGCAAGATACTAAAAGGCGGCCCTAAAATATACAATAACTGAGATGTCCTAATGGAAAATCATTGGCCTCTTAAAGATTCAGGTATTTATGTCCCCCCCTCAAAGTGTGTTAATATAAATTCTGTCAAATGGAAGGCCCCTCCAAAGGATTGGACAAAACTCAATTTCGATGGTGCTAGTAAGGGGAACCCTGGGGAGTCCGGTATTGGTGCCATAATCGAAAATGAACATGGTAATATTATATATGGATTGTATGGAGGCATTGGATTTGCCACGAATAACGAAGCCGAGATTCGTGCACTAGAGGTAGGATTATGCCTCTATACTCTGCATGGGATCTCTCGAATCATTATCGAAGGAGATTTGCAGATCATCATAAATGGGGTTACTAAGTCAAATTTTCATAGCTGGAAACTAAACAAGTGGCTGCCTCAGATAAATGATCACCTTAAATCAATTGATTGCTTCGAAATTGTGCATGTTTATAGAGAAGGCAATCAAATGGTGGACTATCTAGCAAATCTTGGGGTTGGAAGGAATGATGATCCTGTCTCTTTCAGTCATGTCTTAGCAATGGATGATATTACAAGAAAATGCTTGAAGGACTACCGTGAATCCCCATGCCAAGGTGTTGGGTAATAAGCCAACTTTATATGGATTAGCACCCGATCTTGGGCTGTTGGTGGCAATGAAATATGCCTCAGAAGTTTGAAGATTAGTACGACTCTAATAGTTGGGAAGGATGGTGTCACTGTTTTGGTCTCAATGTCTAAAACTTGGTGGTAGAAAGAATCATCGCATGGAAGAGTCTCGGCCAGACCCCTTGGGAAGTACCATCTGTAGTTAGGGACACCTCATCACTTCGGTAGTGCTTCAGTGCAGAATTAGATTTTGTAGATATTGGCAGAGCAAAAATGATTGGGATCTGTAACATGCTTCTCTCTATAAATGCTATCCCGAAGATATGTAACCTAGTTATTGAAAGTGCTATGTTCAGTGTGAGGTACATAGAGGAAAAAGTGTTGCAGATGGCTCACTTCGGAGATGTTAGCTATGTCAATTGTGAAAATGCGCTGGGAACCCAACTAAGAAACGCATTTATCACAGAAGATTACATTTATGACGCTATCTGAGGGCTAATGGGAATCACTCTCAATTAAGACACTGGAGTGATGCAGCCATGCTGGAGGCAGTCCTTATGCCCATTGTTGATATCATTGATTCTGGGGAATGTGTGATCGAACTCTTTGATGGATTCGTGAAGCCATTCTTTGCAGACACTGTTGCTAATGCCATATTAAGTCTAGAAGAGGGAGTCAAAGTAAgcatttttaaggtgtatttccattTCAAAAATTACTTATCCTCAGATTTAGAGGATGAAATTGAGGAGACTAATGAGGTGAATAGTGGTGGCTCCGTTGACAGTGATACCATACGTGAGATGGCCAGACGGGAGGTGTGGAAGGAGGAGCACGAGCGAATAAAGGCATTTGGAGAGAATGCATGGGAAGTGTTTAGATGTGCCGTGTTTAACAGGAATATGACGCCTTTCAAAAGACTAACTGAATCCGTGGATTGGTGGCTTCCTGAGCAATCCACCCGCAATGCCATCAATATAGGTGAATATGTAGTTGTGATATACCAAGCAATTGGTGGACACCTGTAACTGAATTGTTGGCTATTTAACTCTGTTTTAATTTTGTGAAGTGCCTGGATATAAGGTAGTCTAGCTTAGGTGTCTAAAGTCATGGCTAGCAGGCACAGGCTAGTCTAGTCTAATGCTTGAAACTATATGTAATCTTCTTTTTCcagcaatatagggagctatctccattaatgataacacttaaacctcaaaaaaaaaagaaaaaaaagaaacaacaaataaataaataaataatcaactaaaaaataaatcacttaaccaattaaataaatatcaaagcACCAATAAATCAATAACGTATCGATTAAATAAATTAAGCTCAATAATCATTAATTAGaccaattaaaataaatattaaataatcatccaAATAATCGACTATCAATAAAGCAACCATAGTATTTgaagtcacataaatctgtccacttaattaaatgaatatttactatttatttgattatttaacactcaataatcagttaattaaattaatatttaattaatttcattctcaaactcttctcctattaattaaataaattattcaatttatttaaattaattcattaagccacactcaaaatcaattaaatgaataagcacatttatttaatttaacccccctttcctcttttaaataaataataaaaaatttatgttaggattgatgatagtcccaaagatactgagaggcggggggggtgaatcagtatctaaccggtttacagaatatttgaccttattaagtattttgcattccaaaatagtgtaccggtaaacaagaattaatgcagtaaataagaaaagtaaagacaacatagaaagcacaccataacacaagatgtttaatgaggaaacccagtgtgggaaaaacctcggcgggaaaaacctcggtgggatttgtgatccacaatattcactcactggccaatgaatggatattacttacaagaggggcctgcacatgtaggaaggccaactgcctagagctcactgctcaattacaaaaggaagtctcactaacttacaacaatggattatgagaatccaatataatgtactgctacaaaaagcattttctatgccaggttcagtaccggtttaagctcatacaataaccataaacctttctacaaaatctaccttaatattcgctctacatatccatcatatctatcctctatcatatATGTctcacaaatgatctacaagatctcatacttatatatgtgtCTTATTACAacataccatgtcggcttacaaaaagatattacaattaaatacaaaatactataatcaaaatcctgtcggctaggatGTCGGTAAACATTAATGTCGTTGCCGATGAACTATCTACCGGTGTAGAATTTGCTGGTGCcaatgccataagattgcaaggttgccatcaatgacaacaccttcaatcacctttaactaccattagagtgtgcaatgccaacaatctccccctttggcattgatggcaacactcatgagaaaaattcaaaattgtatcaaaaaattgaaatccaaaaatcttaccaaaactatgtgctccccctgagcagatgatctcttctgaaaGTCATtagatttttctcttctctactactccccctttgacatcaatgacaaaggttgtcaaaatttcaATGAGTGCAGTGCTCATCTGGTACcatgtaaccggttggttacaatctggaataggtctgctaataccaaatttaggCTCTGAGTGAACTTGTTGCCGTCCTTTAATGCTGCCTCTGTTCTCTGAATAgtaccagtgaggtgatgcatgttCTCTTTCGGTGTCTTTTGTCCCTGAATatgtgcctctgagatctctttcctcaaagagatgaggttatccaagttaggactgagtctacatttaagttcttttgccttgccttttattctttccttctctttctccaatTTTCCAAGTTTATCCTCAAATCCATCTATCTCCtgttctataactgatattggttcagatgaaccaatgatattgtcagctatatcatcaatttctttttgcacttttctaatttccttatcaatattCATTGTCAAAAGATTAGTCTTGCAGGTGTCTCTATACAGTTCCTTGAACTCTGTAATTGTTTTGTTCAGTGCTGGTAAGAGGGTATCAAtatgttccgtgcacttctttattgtttcatcaaagaatttctctttttccttgcccattttctccttaaatgtctcttcatttatttggtccacaGTCAGTATATTGCcgatgatgtatttagacaatgtgtctaactgactcaaagaatccttattatttacattacacttgggtgcaatcaatttaagaataggaatggtatcatctaaAGCCTTATATGCCAATACATTACAATCTGTAATTTTCTTAATATAATCCAAAAgcacttcagtcacatttgtgggtctgaattcagtcatggaagtaccagatgactgtccaactaccttaacaatctccatgctACTGGTGGTAGTAACAACTTTTCTTGTCTCGAcctttggtaggttagtttgtgtttgcatttcaactagcaaaggtttaggcttctcagcATTTTCCAGTGGCATTGTCTCCGTATAAACTTGTTTCTCAACCTGTGTCTCAGCTTGTGTCTCGGTCTATTTCACTATGCTCTCTTCTGTCAGTTTTTCTGATTGTTCTTTAGTGTTATCAACCATTTTttctgatggtttttcagttgtatccactattggtttctctgtctgtacctctgcactgtccactACCAGTGACTCAGTTGGTTTCACTGTATTCTTTGTAGGTTTTTCAATATTTGCATCAACAGTACTGTCAGTAACCATTTTACTAACCCTAATCTCAATGTTATCAGCCGGTGTTTCAACTTAAACATTTTCAGCTTGTGTTCCAACATTGTCAGCcggttgctcagtagcaacatctttcttcttttcctaaGTACTTTCTATATCAACTACAATATTGacctcctgagtgtctatgttcattgtgtacaaaatttcagactcaagatttgtatcctcatgtggagtctccacattctcagtagccggtGTGTTGTCAGTTAGTACCAGTGGAGTAACTAAAGGTGGTGGAAGGTTATCTAtcacttttatattaggtagttcacctaccttgccttttactttgtccttatccttttggtataccttgaatgtttttggtcttttaagttcttcttgtttttctttctccacaaagaagatgtcccatttatctgttgtctcttctGAGATCTCATTTACTTTGctggccattagacttacatgtcagTCTCCACTAGAAAAGACTGTTCTATTAGCTTCACTGATCAACTCATCTATTTCTTCAACTGATTTCACAGGGTGAACAACTAGCagtttctcaatcttgattttcttgtctagctccataatagctaaccttttagcatctagtcgcctatacaaatcactaggcaaatcatctacaacctctatcaaaactttcttataaatatcaaggtgtaaaatgatactattttctatgctttctttctcctcatttgtaaaagtatcatacaatttacttacatttgataagttaccatcatCTGTTATCTCATTTAATAGGTTGTCGAGTGGAGGAATGACCTgttttccctttctctttctagGTGTCATCTTCTTAGTTGatggccttactacctgttgtttctttcttgccttcttaggtgtaggagagggtgccggtgaaggttttctctacCTATCTACTCTTTTAAATTCTGTAGGGATttcactttctgatgaagttccaaTCGGTGAGAGATGAGCTTCTGATTGTaaaccttccaagtcactttcctggATACtagtgatattcattatgttttcctttatttctttaacCTACTTGGTTGCACtccttatatatttctctcttctcttcctttgtttaagtgtttgaacaccactttctattgtctcagcattaccaaacactttttcttctagttctctaggggcttcaagtaggactttggcatatgtttcaattatgattacATCATCCTCAtatccaaacagttctaggaagaactgcctccatccaaatttcatccttcttaatcacaaaacaaatttctttctcatACTTGTCGACAATACTTTGAGGtaacctttccctagtcttcatttttgctttaaatgcttggaaatactttgttattttgttttcctTGTCTGTCCCCATGCCAGTGAAGATATCTAACAATTTCttccctaccggtatatcataaccaaagt contains these protein-coding regions:
- the LOC131858577 gene encoding uncharacterized protein LOC131858577, with the translated sequence MENHWPLKDSGIYVPPSKCVNINSVKWKAPPKDWTKLNFDGASKGNPGESGIGAIIENEHGNIIYGLYGGIGFATNNEAEIRALEVGLCLYTLHGISRIIIEGDLQIIINGVTKSNFHSWKLNKWLPQINDHLKSIDCFEIVHVYREGNQMVDYLANLGVGRNDDPVSFSHVLAMDDITRKCLKDYRESPCQGVG